A window of the Planctomycetaceae bacterium genome harbors these coding sequences:
- the eda gene encoding bifunctional 4-hydroxy-2-oxoglutarate aldolase/2-dehydro-3-deoxy-phosphogluconate aldolase — MTAQMKSLFPDELLEGIETSGVIAVLILENADDAVPVARSLLDGGVQAMELTLRTPSALESLRQIRLHVPEMLAGVGTILRPEQVDQVRDAGAAFGVSPGTSVGVVQQAIRTQLPFAPGVMTPTDIETAVALGCRELKFFPAEPSGGLKMLASLYAPFAHLGVKFIPLGGINPSNLSQYLSSPSVLAVGGSWLVSAKHLKTGNWTAITETAAEAIQIVRQRQDVGQE; from the coding sequence ATGACTGCACAGATGAAATCACTGTTCCCCGATGAACTTCTGGAAGGTATCGAAACCTCAGGTGTTATCGCAGTCCTGATTCTTGAGAATGCGGATGACGCTGTACCGGTGGCCAGATCACTTCTGGACGGCGGCGTCCAAGCAATGGAACTTACGCTACGCACGCCCTCGGCGCTCGAAAGTCTCCGTCAGATTCGACTTCACGTTCCGGAGATGCTTGCTGGCGTGGGGACGATACTTCGCCCCGAACAGGTAGACCAGGTCAGGGATGCTGGCGCGGCGTTCGGCGTGTCGCCCGGAACCAGCGTTGGCGTGGTACAGCAGGCGATCCGAACGCAATTACCGTTTGCTCCGGGAGTCATGACACCCACAGATATCGAAACGGCTGTAGCTCTGGGATGCCGAGAACTCAAGTTTTTCCCGGCCGAGCCATCGGGGGGACTGAAGATGCTGGCCAGTCTTTACGCGCCATTCGCCCATCTTGGTGTAAAGTTCATTCCACTTGGAGGAATCAATCCATCTAACCTTTCACAGTACCTGTCGAGTCCATCGGTTTTGGCCGTAGGCGGTTCGTGGTTAGTCAGCGCGAAGCATCTGAAAACAGGCAACTGGACTGCGATTACCGAAACGGCTGCGGAAGCGATTCAAATTGTCCGGCAGCGACAAGATGTTGGCCAGGAGTGA
- a CDS encoding SMP-30/gluconolactonase/LRE family protein — protein sequence MFSQMRLYQALLLTSILVAGVSSASSVAQDDTYPVPPDAMVQDGVPQGRIEGPFKFYSKIFPGTVRDYWVYVPAQYDASKPPALFVIQDGIGPAKNWKIPTILDNLISKGEVPVQLGVFVGHGQVPAPNKNAQPRFNRSFEYDGLGDRYARFLIEELLPEVRQKWTFSDNPDDRCIAGSSSGAICAFNVAWERPDQFRRVISTVGTFVALRGADAFPDLVRKTEAKPIRVFLQDGSNDLDIYAGSWWVANQDMLSALRFSGYDVHHIWGEGGHNGKHSASIMPDAIKWIWRDYPQPLKARAGGGKQRRTDLLIEGEEWQLVSEGHKFTEGPAVNEAGELFFTDIPASRIHKVTLDGTVSIFAEETGRANGLMFGADGHLYACRADDSQVVRYSPDGKQMEVVVQGIKCNDLVVFADGSGFVTEPNAKKVWHFKADGTKQEVDSGIEFPNGLITSPDQTLLNVSDTRGRFVYSFQIQADGTLAWKQKYGWLHVTDDLKSEADGMTVDTEGRIYVTTAMGLQVLDQLGRVHFIFNKPKPGWLSNAVFAGPDRDVLVVTCGDSVFKRRIKARGVDTWKAPVTPPKPGL from the coding sequence ATGTTTTCACAGATGAGGCTCTATCAGGCTCTGCTTCTGACATCAATTCTTGTGGCTGGAGTGTCTTCGGCTTCGAGTGTCGCTCAGGATGACACATACCCCGTCCCACCGGACGCAATGGTCCAGGACGGCGTACCACAGGGCAGGATTGAAGGACCGTTCAAGTTCTACAGCAAGATCTTTCCCGGGACAGTGCGAGACTATTGGGTCTATGTGCCCGCTCAATACGATGCATCGAAACCACCGGCGTTGTTCGTCATTCAGGATGGAATAGGACCCGCGAAGAACTGGAAGATTCCAACCATTCTGGACAACCTGATCAGCAAAGGGGAAGTTCCCGTACAGCTGGGAGTTTTTGTGGGGCACGGACAGGTGCCGGCACCAAACAAGAACGCTCAACCCCGATTTAATCGTAGTTTTGAGTACGATGGTCTCGGCGACCGATACGCCCGTTTCCTGATTGAAGAGCTGCTTCCCGAGGTTCGCCAAAAGTGGACGTTCAGCGATAACCCTGATGATCGCTGCATCGCGGGTTCAAGTTCCGGTGCAATCTGTGCATTTAATGTGGCATGGGAACGTCCGGATCAGTTCCGCAGAGTGATTTCTACAGTCGGGACGTTTGTTGCTTTGCGCGGGGCGGATGCTTTTCCCGACCTGGTTCGCAAGACAGAGGCTAAACCCATTCGCGTCTTCCTGCAGGATGGCAGCAACGACCTGGATATTTACGCCGGTAGCTGGTGGGTCGCCAATCAGGATATGCTGTCAGCGTTACGATTCAGTGGTTACGACGTCCACCACATCTGGGGCGAAGGCGGACATAATGGAAAGCACAGCGCATCGATTATGCCGGACGCAATCAAATGGATCTGGCGAGATTACCCACAGCCACTGAAGGCGCGGGCGGGCGGCGGGAAACAACGACGGACTGATTTGCTGATCGAAGGGGAAGAATGGCAACTGGTGAGCGAAGGGCACAAGTTCACCGAAGGGCCCGCCGTCAACGAAGCAGGGGAATTATTCTTTACCGACATTCCCGCCAGTCGTATTCACAAGGTGACACTGGACGGAACCGTGTCCATATTTGCCGAAGAAACCGGACGTGCGAATGGACTGATGTTCGGGGCGGATGGCCATTTATACGCCTGCCGCGCAGATGATTCTCAGGTTGTCCGCTATTCACCCGATGGCAAACAAATGGAGGTCGTCGTTCAGGGTATTAAGTGTAATGATCTGGTTGTTTTCGCGGATGGCAGTGGTTTTGTAACAGAACCGAACGCGAAGAAGGTCTGGCATTTCAAGGCCGATGGCACAAAGCAGGAGGTAGACAGCGGAATTGAATTTCCAAATGGTTTGATTACGTCGCCGGATCAGACACTGCTGAACGTGTCAGACACCCGAGGTCGATTTGTGTACTCGTTTCAGATTCAGGCCGATGGAACTCTTGCCTGGAAGCAGAAGTATGGTTGGCTGCATGTCACGGATGATCTTAAGTCTGAGGCCGATGGCATGACCGTGGACACAGAAGGGCGAATTTACGTTACGACAGCGATGGGGCTTCAGGTGCTTGACCAATTGGGGCGTGTCCACTTCATCTTTAATAAACCAAAGCCTGGCTGGTTGTCCAACGCCGTTTTTGCCGGCCCTGATCGAGACGTTTTGGTCGTCACCTGCGGTGACAGCGTATTCAAACGTCGAATCAAAGCCCGGGGTGTCGATACCTGGAAAGCGCCGGTCACTCCGCCAAAACCCGGATTGTAG
- a CDS encoding sigma-54 dependent transcriptional regulator produces the protein MTRVLIVDDEPAICWAFRECLTDEGFEVGVASSAAQALASTDDEMPDVIVMDVRMPGMDGLEAMQQFRKKAASIPIIIMTAFGSLSTAVRAIDGGAFDYLIKPIDLDKAVAVIRQAAAINSAPASGDEMPAVDCASDELIVGSSSAMQEVFRQIALVAERDVPVLITGESGTGKDLVARAIHQHSRRRGPFVPICVPAFSDTVVESELFGHTKGAFTGADVARIGLLQQADQGTAFVDEIGEIPLPLQVKLLRVLETHEVQPVGSGTCRHSSFRLVAATNRSLEAMVAEGTFRSDLFYRLNVFRIHLPPLRERTDDILLLAERFLSDVGIGKGMRLSDEAQSILLKREWTGNVRELRNAIEAASVVCRGEVIRSEHLPEPSHQINSSGRSPVESLQLAVTHWIDDGLNLHGSGSFETASDLLAQLSGHTEPPLLRRVLDVAGGNRALAARMLGIHRDTLREKLRRYGIDAE, from the coding sequence TTGACACGAGTATTGATTGTCGATGACGAACCTGCGATCTGCTGGGCGTTCAGAGAATGTCTGACTGACGAAGGATTCGAAGTTGGCGTTGCCAGTTCTGCCGCACAGGCGCTGGCATCGACCGACGATGAAATGCCCGATGTCATTGTCATGGACGTTCGCATGCCAGGCATGGATGGACTTGAGGCCATGCAGCAGTTTCGTAAAAAGGCCGCCTCCATACCAATCATCATCATGACGGCCTTTGGCAGCTTGTCGACAGCTGTTCGAGCTATCGATGGCGGGGCGTTTGATTATCTGATCAAGCCGATCGACCTGGACAAAGCTGTTGCAGTGATCCGCCAGGCAGCCGCAATAAATTCGGCACCGGCAAGTGGAGACGAAATGCCAGCCGTAGATTGCGCTTCGGATGAACTGATCGTCGGTTCGTCGTCCGCAATGCAGGAGGTGTTTCGGCAGATTGCGCTGGTGGCTGAGCGAGACGTGCCGGTATTAATCACCGGCGAAAGCGGCACCGGCAAGGATCTTGTTGCAAGGGCCATTCATCAGCATAGTCGACGACGTGGTCCGTTTGTTCCAATCTGCGTTCCCGCGTTCAGCGACACTGTGGTTGAGAGCGAATTATTCGGTCACACCAAAGGGGCATTCACCGGCGCTGATGTGGCTCGCATCGGATTGTTGCAGCAGGCAGATCAGGGGACCGCGTTTGTGGATGAGATTGGAGAGATACCCTTACCGCTTCAGGTAAAACTGCTGCGGGTGCTCGAAACACACGAAGTTCAACCGGTAGGTTCGGGCACGTGCCGCCATTCGTCGTTTCGCCTTGTAGCCGCGACTAATCGATCGCTGGAAGCCATGGTGGCTGAAGGAACATTTCGCAGTGACCTGTTTTATCGTCTGAATGTCTTTCGTATCCATTTACCGCCTCTGCGGGAACGCACGGACGATATTCTGCTTCTGGCAGAACGATTTCTTTCGGATGTTGGCATCGGGAAAGGGATGCGGCTCTCTGATGAGGCCCAGTCGATTCTCCTGAAACGCGAATGGACCGGCAACGTAAGAGAACTTCGCAATGCCATTGAGGCTGCGTCGGTGGTTTGCCGCGGCGAAGTGATCCGGTCCGAGCACCTGCCGGAACCATCACACCAGATCAACAGTTCTGGCCGCTCCCCCGTCGAAAGTCTGCAATTGGCTGTCACACACTGGATTGATGATGGCCTAAACCTACACGGTTCGGGCTCATTTGAAACAGCGAGTGACCTGCTGGCTCAGTTGTCGGGGCATACAGAGCCGCCTCTCCTGCGTCGAGTTCTTGATGTTGCCGGTGGCAATCGCGCACTTGCGGCAAGGATGCTGGGGATTCATCGCGATACGCTCCGGGAAAAACTGCGCCGGTATGGGATTGACGCTGAATAG
- a CDS encoding HAMP domain-containing sensor histidine kinase: MKSSIRNQILWPFALIQTLTIGALSILLALRAIDAAQTQAVGRLNGVVQTLRDASFPVHSSILQQMKGLSAADYIALNDDGGIVGSTLPESTTARLVNQILGMKQFAKDDSSESGPSGTRQDSGISDFIPVHTVEGPYVVGRADIRKSSNASELFVMMPEGDWRALTESNMWPPLLIGAAALSIMVAVSIVLAGRFAQRIRRMQDHVRRISAGHFQLAIPESGSDELGELAESIHKLAGELDHLTQQIRINERAAVVTQVAGGLAHQLRNSITGARLAVQVHIRRCEQSDRESLQVALRQLSLTESQIRGLLTLTRDLQQKPEPGEADEVIRHVELLVQPECQHHQIRLDVQLSNSGFTISDAEQMEAALLNVVRNAMEATGPGGQVEIESSFAESRFIVEIRNTGPPVAPEIADNMFDPFVTSKPEGVGLGLTLASRAASDHHGQLTCLRTGEWTRFRFELPLSQA, from the coding sequence ATGAAGTCTTCCATTCGAAATCAAATTCTCTGGCCCTTCGCACTGATTCAAACACTGACGATTGGTGCGTTGTCTATTCTGCTCGCGTTGCGAGCCATTGATGCGGCTCAGACACAGGCGGTGGGGCGCCTGAATGGAGTTGTTCAGACCCTGCGTGACGCCAGTTTCCCCGTCCATTCGTCGATTCTTCAACAGATGAAGGGGCTGTCGGCAGCGGACTACATTGCGCTGAATGATGACGGAGGAATTGTCGGTTCCACTCTGCCCGAATCCACCACGGCGCGACTGGTGAATCAGATTCTGGGGATGAAACAATTTGCAAAGGACGACAGCTCAGAATCCGGTCCATCCGGAACTCGACAGGATAGTGGAATCAGCGACTTCATCCCGGTCCACACGGTCGAAGGACCGTACGTTGTGGGTCGCGCGGACATCCGGAAGTCGAGCAATGCATCTGAGCTCTTTGTCATGATGCCGGAGGGCGACTGGCGAGCACTGACGGAATCGAATATGTGGCCTCCGTTGCTGATCGGTGCCGCCGCTCTGAGTATCATGGTCGCGGTCTCGATTGTGCTTGCTGGTCGATTTGCTCAGCGAATTCGTCGCATGCAGGACCACGTTCGGCGAATTTCTGCCGGGCATTTTCAGTTAGCCATTCCCGAATCGGGTTCAGATGAGCTCGGCGAGCTGGCGGAATCAATCCACAAACTGGCAGGAGAACTTGACCATCTGACGCAGCAGATCCGCATCAACGAGCGTGCGGCTGTAGTCACTCAGGTGGCGGGAGGACTGGCACACCAGCTGCGCAATTCGATCACCGGGGCAAGGTTGGCAGTGCAGGTCCATATTCGTCGATGTGAACAATCAGATCGCGAAAGTCTTCAGGTGGCATTGCGCCAGTTGTCATTGACGGAATCTCAAATTCGCGGGCTCTTAACACTGACACGAGATCTTCAGCAAAAGCCTGAACCGGGAGAAGCTGACGAAGTGATTCGTCATGTTGAATTACTCGTTCAGCCGGAATGCCAGCATCATCAGATTCGACTTGACGTTCAACTTTCGAACAGCGGGTTTACGATCAGCGATGCCGAACAGATGGAGGCGGCTTTATTGAATGTTGTTCGGAATGCGATGGAAGCCACGGGACCGGGCGGGCAGGTTGAAATTGAATCTTCATTCGCCGAGAGCCGGTTTATTGTGGAAATCAGGAACACTGGCCCGCCGGTTGCACCGGAAATCGCGGACAATATGTTCGATCCTTTCGTGACTTCAAAACCGGAGGGCGTTGGACTGGGACTGACGCTGGCAAGTCGCGCGGCCAGTGATCATCATGGTCAGCTGACCTGTCTACGCACCGGTGAATGGACTCGATTTCGATTTGAGTTGCCCTTGTCGCAAGCCTGA
- a CDS encoding hemolysin family protein — MNQLLITAGWSFPPLLLMLLSLICFSLRDFSRSKLEEICEEEDDADRFGRILHNYERVLWMCELAFAVTLFICTLIFHSSSYFGLFVFPEKIIAGQAALVAVRILGLVLLGTAFIFAIPWTLARVTGEAVIYRLWPLLEIATRPLVPVWSAMLKLDRVMHRVFGLPEPDSSEANHLLEDELRAVVDEGHREGVLQSNASRMIHRVVDLQSEDVAAIMTPRTDMVTIPRETVLQEALSILVEQGYSRVPVVGKTIDDVVGILYARDLLAASLNPPENPAEATVDKYAREVLYVPESQGIETLLEKMQQQKVHMAIVVDEYSGVSGLVTLEDIVEEIVGDISDEYDDEEQPMISSQDDGSITVDGRFHIDDLNRELNVELPEDEDFDTIGGFLMSVRGHIPVQGEVIESHGLSFRVVEADERQLKLIQITRLPDEAREG; from the coding sequence GTGAATCAGCTTCTGATCACTGCTGGATGGTCATTTCCACCGCTGCTCCTGATGTTGCTTTCGTTGATTTGTTTTAGCCTGCGTGACTTTTCACGCAGTAAGCTGGAGGAGATCTGCGAAGAAGAAGATGATGCCGATCGATTTGGTCGAATTCTGCACAACTACGAACGTGTTCTCTGGATGTGCGAACTGGCCTTTGCGGTGACTCTATTCATCTGCACGTTGATTTTTCACAGCTCGTCCTACTTCGGGCTTTTTGTGTTTCCGGAGAAAATTATCGCCGGGCAGGCGGCCCTCGTTGCAGTCAGGATCTTAGGTCTGGTTCTATTGGGGACCGCGTTTATTTTTGCGATTCCGTGGACACTGGCCCGGGTCACAGGGGAAGCAGTCATCTATCGGCTGTGGCCCTTGCTCGAAATTGCGACCCGGCCGCTCGTACCGGTCTGGTCGGCAATGTTGAAGCTGGATCGTGTGATGCATCGTGTCTTTGGTTTGCCTGAACCCGATTCGTCCGAGGCAAATCACCTTCTGGAGGATGAGCTTCGAGCCGTTGTTGATGAAGGACATCGGGAAGGTGTCCTGCAGTCAAACGCCTCCCGAATGATTCATCGCGTCGTGGATCTGCAGTCGGAGGACGTTGCTGCGATCATGACGCCCCGAACCGACATGGTGACAATTCCTCGCGAGACGGTCCTTCAGGAAGCACTGAGTATCCTGGTCGAACAGGGATACTCGCGTGTCCCGGTCGTTGGCAAAACAATCGATGATGTTGTTGGTATTCTCTACGCCCGGGATTTACTGGCCGCGTCACTGAATCCACCGGAGAATCCCGCCGAAGCGACCGTCGACAAGTATGCCCGCGAAGTGCTGTACGTGCCCGAATCTCAGGGCATTGAAACGCTGCTGGAAAAAATGCAGCAACAAAAAGTTCATATGGCCATTGTTGTGGACGAGTACAGCGGTGTGTCAGGGCTGGTGACGCTCGAAGACATCGTCGAAGAAATCGTCGGTGATATCTCCGACGAATACGACGACGAAGAACAACCGATGATTTCATCACAGGATGATGGTTCGATCACCGTTGACGGTCGATTTCACATTGATGATCTCAATCGCGAACTCAACGTCGAACTGCCGGAAGATGAAGATTTCGACACCATTGGTGGATTTTTGATGTCGGTCCGGGGCCATATTCCCGTGCAGGGCGAAGTCATCGAATCTCACGGGTTATCATTCCGCGTCGTTGAAGCAGACGAGCGTCAATTGAAGCTCATTCAAATTACCCGTTTGCCGGACGAGGCCCGGGAAGGCTGA
- a CDS encoding (2Fe-2S)-binding protein: MQLDDKLCYCFHVTQRKVVNFIRIHKPQVPSQMSECGGAGTGCGWCVPFLKHLFEARQAPIELTPEEYAQQRAAYVKESGRKIPHGGTPAVDAKSDS; this comes from the coding sequence ATGCAGCTGGATGACAAATTGTGCTACTGCTTTCATGTGACGCAACGCAAAGTCGTCAATTTCATCCGCATTCATAAGCCGCAGGTTCCCAGCCAGATGAGCGAATGTGGTGGGGCGGGTACCGGCTGTGGCTGGTGCGTGCCGTTTCTCAAACACTTGTTCGAAGCCCGGCAGGCACCAATTGAATTGACCCCCGAAGAATACGCTCAACAACGCGCCGCCTACGTGAAGGAATCCGGACGAAAAATCCCTCATGGTGGAACGCCAGCCGTCGATGCAAAGAGTGACAGCTGA
- a CDS encoding sialate O-acetylesterase: MKKLCLLVAAILLPSIANAELKLPNIFGDHMVVQQKLPIVIWGKTRPGQSVTAEVGSSTGKTEADNEGNFRMSLPALEAGGGPLTLTVTADETKTFTDVLVGEVWICSGQSNMQWSVNAANDADLERLAAKHPNLRMINFPQVGTQEPIWSHDRQWQVCTPETVGGFSAVGYFFGRQLLDTLDVPVGMINNAWGGSACEAWVNRDVLSADPQFQPLLDRWAQNEDAFAKLSERTDLNENETKQLANLKRLMAGNARPGNIYNGVLKSHLGYGIKGAIWYQGESNASRAYQYRELFPAMISNWRDEWGQGDFPFYWVQLADFRDEKAEPVESDWAELREAQTMTMAKLPNTGEAVIIDIGEGKDIHPKNKVDVGHRLARWALARDYGISVPYRSPQYKSMKKDGGKITMSFEFVDGNGWRPFDVRNPVGFAIAGDDKKFVWADATILQDGRIEVSSKEVADPVAVRYAWADNPVCNMYDNAGLPLTPFRTDDWPGVTINNK; the protein is encoded by the coding sequence GTGAAGAAACTGTGTCTACTTGTCGCAGCGATATTGTTACCGTCGATTGCAAATGCTGAATTAAAGTTGCCGAACATCTTTGGCGATCACATGGTTGTCCAGCAGAAACTTCCCATCGTGATCTGGGGAAAGACCAGGCCGGGTCAGTCTGTGACGGCAGAGGTGGGTAGCAGCACCGGCAAGACCGAAGCTGACAACGAAGGCAACTTCCGCATGAGTCTGCCGGCTCTGGAAGCAGGCGGAGGCCCGCTCACACTGACAGTGACGGCTGACGAAACGAAAACTTTTACGGATGTGCTGGTCGGCGAAGTCTGGATTTGTTCCGGCCAGTCGAATATGCAGTGGAGTGTGAATGCGGCGAACGATGCAGACCTGGAGCGACTTGCGGCCAAACACCCAAATCTGCGCATGATCAACTTCCCTCAGGTTGGTACACAGGAACCCATCTGGTCGCACGACCGACAATGGCAGGTCTGCACACCCGAAACAGTTGGTGGATTTTCAGCCGTTGGGTATTTCTTCGGTCGTCAACTCCTGGACACTCTGGACGTGCCGGTTGGAATGATTAATAACGCGTGGGGCGGTTCAGCCTGTGAAGCCTGGGTCAATCGGGATGTGCTGAGCGCTGATCCACAATTCCAGCCGCTGCTCGATCGATGGGCACAGAACGAAGATGCCTTCGCAAAACTGTCTGAACGAACGGACCTGAACGAAAACGAAACCAAACAGCTCGCAAATCTGAAACGATTGATGGCTGGAAATGCCCGACCGGGGAATATCTACAATGGCGTGCTGAAATCGCACCTTGGTTACGGTATCAAGGGAGCGATCTGGTATCAGGGCGAAAGCAATGCTTCCCGCGCGTATCAATATCGTGAATTGTTTCCAGCCATGATTTCAAACTGGCGCGATGAATGGGGACAAGGTGACTTTCCTTTCTACTGGGTACAGTTGGCAGATTTTCGTGATGAAAAAGCCGAACCGGTGGAAAGCGACTGGGCAGAACTTCGCGAAGCTCAGACGATGACGATGGCAAAACTGCCGAACACTGGCGAAGCGGTGATTATTGATATCGGCGAAGGCAAGGATATTCATCCAAAGAACAAGGTCGACGTCGGGCATCGTCTGGCTCGATGGGCTCTGGCCAGGGATTACGGGATTTCAGTGCCCTACCGCAGCCCGCAATACAAGTCGATGAAGAAAGACGGAGGCAAGATCACAATGTCATTCGAATTCGTCGATGGCAACGGATGGCGCCCATTTGATGTTCGAAATCCTGTGGGATTCGCAATCGCTGGTGACGACAAGAAATTCGTCTGGGCGGATGCAACCATTCTGCAGGATGGGCGTATCGAGGTCAGCAGTAAAGAGGTCGCGGATCCAGTAGCCGTCCGTTACGCTTGGGCCGACAACCCGGTCTGCAATATGTATGACAATGCGGGACTTCCTCTAACACCATTCCGAACGGACGACTGGCCGGGTGTTACCATCAATAACAAGTAG
- the ybeY gene encoding rRNA maturation RNase YbeY has translation MYEIDIVNSQQALPVDETELAAALETALRAEGVGSAVLSVSIVGNAAIHVINRDHLQHDYPTDVISFQLDFYPDKEDGSQGGRRGFGASIEGEIVASAEMAVEMAADAGWEPITELKLYLIHGMLHICGYDDLTPDEQCLMRDRERAIMGELGYTPVYAEDRPDDCPATISPMNSGNMTANDSVEPEEPPSSNLGSGSSSVRSRRTIG, from the coding sequence ATGTACGAAATAGACATTGTCAATTCGCAGCAGGCCTTACCCGTCGACGAAACCGAGTTGGCTGCCGCGTTGGAAACCGCGCTTCGAGCGGAAGGGGTTGGCTCTGCCGTGCTCAGCGTATCGATCGTGGGCAATGCTGCCATCCACGTGATCAATCGGGACCATCTGCAGCACGATTACCCGACCGATGTGATCAGTTTTCAACTGGACTTTTACCCTGATAAAGAGGACGGCAGCCAGGGCGGCAGGAGAGGCTTTGGTGCCTCAATTGAAGGTGAAATTGTCGCCAGTGCGGAAATGGCCGTTGAAATGGCGGCCGATGCAGGTTGGGAACCGATCACCGAATTGAAGCTGTACCTGATTCATGGAATGCTTCATATTTGCGGCTATGACGATCTCACTCCCGACGAACAGTGTCTCATGCGGGACCGCGAACGCGCGATCATGGGAGAACTTGGATATACTCCGGTGTACGCGGAAGATCGCCCCGACGACTGTCCAGCAACTATTTCACCAATGAATTCCGGAAACATGACAGCCAACGATTCAGTCGAACCTGAAGAACCTCCGTCCAGCAATCTCGGATCGGGCAGCAGCTCAGTTCGATCTCGGAGGACGATTGGGTGA